In Carya illinoinensis cultivar Pawnee chromosome 10, C.illinoinensisPawnee_v1, whole genome shotgun sequence, one DNA window encodes the following:
- the LOC122278619 gene encoding uncharacterized protein LOC122278619: protein MTERLHKHELDEAGMIARQIWTKRNEFIHDKGFRHPNSVIYKAISDLRLFKRAVTITESAKWRKPIEGKYKLNWDASINDSRGLIGIGTIIRDSYGRVLGTLRARRNMKLSPFAAEAYALMIAVLFSKEASFSEVHLEGDSLQVVEKLKKPAEDWSLGGLMIEDIKIVLRSFVLWTVCHTGRDANMVAHMLAKDAILSEVDHYDLK from the exons ATGACTGAAAGGCTACATAAacatgaattggatgaagctggtATGATAGCTCGACAAATATGGACTAAGAGAAATGAATTCATTCATGACAAGGGATTCAGGCACCCAAACTCTGTCATCTATAAAGCTATTAGTGACTTGAGACTTTTCAag cgggctgttacaattaCTGAGTCTGCTAAATGGAGGAAACCTATAGAGGGAAAATACAAACTCAACTGGGATGCCTCTATTAATGACTCAAGAGGACTAATAGGCATTGGAACTATAATCCGAGACAGCTATGGGAGAGTTCTTGGCACACTCAGAGCTAGACGCAACATGAAGCTATCACCCTTTGCAGCAGAAGCATATGCTCTAATGATTGCAGTCCTATTCAGTAAAGAAGCTAGTTTTAGTGAGGTTCATCTAGAGGGCGACTCCCTTCAAGTGGTGGAGAAGTTGAAGAAACCAGCTGAGGATTGGAGTCTAGGAGGCCTAATGATTGAAGACATAAAGATTGTTCTTAGATCTTTTGTTTTATGGACTGTTTGTCACACTGGAAGGGATGCTAATATGGTAGCTCATATGCTAGCCAAGGATGCCATTTTAAGTGAAGTTGATCACTATGATCTAAAGTAG